From Plutella xylostella chromosome 23, ilPluXylo3.1, whole genome shotgun sequence:
GTAGCCTTAACATTGAAATAGATAGGACACTGACTGACAAATATGCTGTTTACAATAGATTGGATGAATACAGAGACTTTAAGCAAATTTATACAGATGGCTCTAAATGTATCGATAACGTTTCTATGGCATATTATGTTCCTGATTATAAATTGGGTCATGGCTTAAGATTACCTTCTAACGCAAGCATATATACAGCAGAAGCTCAGGGCATTTATGCAGCCTTAGAATACATAGAAGCAACTAACCTCAATTTCAAGAAATGGTTGATAATTTCGGACACCATGAGTGTATTAATGGCTTTATCAAATCCTTCTTATAGTAGTGGCACAAATTACATCATATACAACATTAGGCAGATTTATAGCAGGCTTTGGCTCAATCAAGACAGAGAAATCCGCTTTATTTGGACACCTTCACACATTGACGTTTCGGGTAATGACCTCGCTGATAAACTTGCCagctccatagtaaaaaatccCAATATCCAAcaaatacctattaaaaatattaagttgcCAGGTTCAGACTGCAAAGTTTTAATCAAGACTATTATAAAAGACCAATGGATGACTCATTGGCATGAAACAATCCAAAGTAAAGGAAAATGGTATAGCTCTATCAACTCCGACATTACTCAACCCTGGTTCATCAAAGGAAAATTTATAAACAGAAACTTTTATTCAACTATTTGTCGTTTAAGACTTGGACATGGCAGATTCAATGAACACCTTTTTAGATTAAAAATGATACCTTCCCCAAATTGCACATACTGTAATAACGATATAATTCAATCCCTgcatcatatattttttgattgcTCTGCATTTAATCTACAAAGGATTATTCTTATTGACAATTTACTGGATTTATACAAAGAAGCCCTGGATGTCCCGCGCTCTATTCAGGATCTTCTCAAGAATACGGACACATTCTACCCCATTTATGACTTTATCAAAAATACGATTGgagttatttgaaaaaataacaaataccgGAAAATACACAGTACCCTGATATAACGATACACAACGATAGACAAGGCTATAAGCCTCGACAATATAATACTAAAGACTTGGTTTCGACCTTatatttacaagaaaatttGAAGATTACAACGAAAGACAAGGCCTTTGGCCTCGAACAAAATCACATAGaagacaaaattaaataagaccAGGCGGTATGGGATAATGCCCTTAGCCTTTTCcgtgaaaaggaaaaaaaaataccaaaaaaaaaaaaaaaaaaatagagtagagatggggtaaattgatgaaatagtgacagtaatcgaatataatcgattattgaactcgaatgatttaaacattttttactatagtttttatctaagtaaggtctaaatTTTTTccacaatattttatgttcttacttaaatgtttaatagttgatgatacgtaataaaagtagatgtgtaaggactgaggaaaagtatcgaatacttactTAAGGTATTTGTGaccttatcagtactaatttccgatgagtacctaatgtatttaccataaacgaatatgattataataaaagtatctacccgggaatcgatccagcatcgattattttttcattcaagcataggtcggaagcaaggaacattgcactaggtacatctctatggcgcatgcgcgctggactggaggcgcgccggccgccggcgccatgttcaattttccgccgaaaagtttgccgctattctttgaaagtatttttgttaagtctttacattacaaaacaaatatcttttattaaattattatgtttgtatttgcaatatgcaattggaaaatcgataaggtaagcttgtgtgcgaattattttaggaaattacctacgtaaaatggaaatatttttatgtttttatcagtaatttggcatcagtttagttactaacctaggtttttgttctagcgttttcgtttctaaactcactaagttttgtgaaaatgggtacctacttataaggataagcttaattctgtcaactatccatacaatttacctacttactttatttttcagtgacaacaacaagaaaatgaaaaaatcaaccagacccctaaaccaaacatgaaatgcagtatacaggacatttatttatctgggaattctgggataaaaatattacaacagCCATCAGACCAcgaagtagaaggataatggaaataaaattaggcaattgtgtatataagtgttataaaaactcaaccgtcgtgtgtgttattttattcacccaaataaagttttacgtctacaaatttctttctttcttcttttaaaaagagtaataagtagtatctagtagtagtttcgtaaagtcaggcatatctatccagaccccttttaaatttaggaagaaagtcgctaattcatcttgattttatggtttgatgacggcatcggatgacactgcgaaggtgtgatgtagagtcatattccgatttccgaggtacttacctacctatgtaaaatgtcatactccatattaggggttcagcaagtattttaataatccatatttcgagttatcaaattattgatttagaAACAATATAGATATGTTACTCAGAATAAAAGATGCGCTTCGCCACTCTCTCCTCCGCCATACGCGATACGTGACCGCACCACCGAAGTTGTCGACGCATTAAATAGGCCTCAATGCCACCAACATTGGCCCGTCGCAGAACTTCGGTGTTACGCACTCGGTTAGACCATCGGATCTTTATGATGGATCGTAGGCATTTGAGGTGGAAACGATCTAAAGTGCGTATGTGGTTGCGATACAAACACCACGTCTCGGAGGAGTATAGGAGGTTTGGCAGCACAATCGCCATATACATGGATATTTTGGTAGCCAGCTTAAGATCATGTGAGCAGAAGACCTTGGAACGCAGTTTGCCAAATGCCGCGGCTGCAGCACTTATTCTGTTGTTAATTTCGGCGTCAAGGTCACACTTGGATGTTAAAGTGCTCCCCAGATAACGAAACTTGTGCACCTGCTTCAGCTCATCTTCCCCAAGCTTTATCGATAGTGTCTCGTGACCGTGTGTGTCTAAGGTCATGACCTCAGTCTTTTTGACACTAATCTTTAGGCCGAACTTGCAGCAAGCTTGGTGGAATGAGGACATTAGCTGTTGTAACCCATCTGGGGATTCTGCTAAAAAGCACAAGTCGTCTGCATACATGATCTCTGTGATCAATGCGTGCGACACTTTAGTACGTGCTTTAAGTCTGACTAAGTTGAAAAGGTTGCCTGTGCGAAAGCGGATCCGGACTCCCTCGGAGACTGTTTGTAAGACTTCTTTGACTACTACTGCAAAGTATAAGGCGAACAATGTTGGTGCAAGGACACACCCTTGTTTCACCCCACAGGTAACGGGGAAGAAATTTGATTGCTCACCATCTACTGCGACACAGCACTGCATATCGTCATGCAAGAGTCTTAGAAGTCTTACAAACTTCTCCGTACATCCCAGTTTCTTAAGCACTATCCACAGGGCTTCACGAGGTACACTATCAAACGCTTTCTCCAAGTCGACAAAGCAGAGATACAGCTGACGCCCTTGCTCTCTACTTTTTTCCTGCAGTTGCCGGACGGAAAACATAGCTTCGCAGGTACCTCGGTCAGGTCGGAAGCCAAACTGGGTTTCGGGCAAGATCTTTTCAGATAGTTGTTTCAAGCGGTTTAAGAGAACTCTGGCAAAGGCCTTTCCGGGGGCTGACAGAAGTGAAATACCACGGTAGGAGTTACAATCGGAACGATCACCCTTGTTCTTGTAGAGAGCAATTATGCGAGACACTTTGAAGTCATCCGGGACCCGCTCCTCCTCCCACATTCGAACAAACAGTTCCGAGATCAAGTCGTGTAGCTCCTCCCCGCCGTACTTCAGCAGCTCTCCTGGTATAAGGTCAGAACCAACGGCCCGCTTGTTTTGCTGCTGTCTGATGGCAGTGACAATCTCATCACGTGATAGGGGCTCGTCCAGCTCAGTAGCTAACGGAAGTTGAGGTAGTAAACCGATATTTCGTATATCAGCTGATCGATCTACGTTAAGCAAGGTGTCAAAGTGCTCAGCCCAACGTTTTAGTACATCTTCTTTGCCTGTTAGTAGATGCGCGCCGTCTAATGACCTTAAAGGAACTTTTGCACGACAAGATGTACCAATCAATTTACGTACCTCGCAATAAAACTCCCCGAGCTGATTTGTGTCAGCGAGCCATTGCATATGACAAGCTTTGTCACGCCACCACTTGTCTTTTAACTGTCGAGACAGCTTTCGTAGCTCAAGGTCACTGTTTTTGATCTCCGTAGCCGTTGTACCTTTTCTACTATGCTGTCGCAAAAGTTCTCGGTGTTTGTCAAATGCTGCCCTGAGAACCCCGTCATTCTCGTCAAACCAATCTTCATTACGACGGCTTGTCATACCTAAAGCAGCTGAGGCGGCTTCTATAAGATGGGTAGACAATGTTCCCCAGGCCGCACCAACGTCACCCGCCTTGATATCTAGCGACAGCCTTTCCGATAGGGTATCAGCAAAACGCTCTCGTACTTCGCGATCTTTTAGCCTTACCACGTTCAATGACGCAGGCTTTTTTACTGTGGATCTACGCGGACGATGAAGTCGGAGTCGCAGCTTGGTGACAATTAGTCTGTGATCAGACCAGCAGTGTGCCCCACGCATCACGCGGGTAACTTCAACCTGGCTGATGTCTCTTTGCCTTACCATAGCATAATCAATCAAATGCCAGTGTTTGGATCTCGGGTGCATCCACGTTGTCTTGTACTTAGCAGCAAGTCTGAACATAGTGTTCGATATTGCCAATTCGTGTTGAGCACAAAGACTGAGTAGCAACTGACCATTGCTGTTCATGTTGCCAACTCCGTGTCTACCCAGAACTCCAGGCCAAGCCTCATAGTCCCGACCAACTCTGGCATTGAAGTCGCCTAGCAATAGAACCTGCTCTCTGGCGTTTATGCTGTCTAAGCATTGAGATAGCTCTTCGTAGAATTTGTCCTTGACGTCATCAGACTTATCCAGCGTTGGAGCATAGACACTGATGACATTAAGGTAGTTGTTTCTGTCCAGTTTGAGGCGTAAAGTGGTAACGCGATCCGAGATATGTACTGGGTACTCCTCTAATCGCTTTGCTATACAGTTCTTGACAGCAAATCCTACACCTGAACGTCGTGGTTCGGAGGCAGCGGTACCTTTCCAAAAGAAAGTGTAACCGCCACCACCTTCCACCAGCTCACCTTCATCGGCAAGATGTGTCTCGCTGAGAGCAGCTACATCTACGTTATAACGATGAAGTTCACGAGCTACTACGGCGGTTTTGCGTTCAGGGCAGGCGTTGCCGTCTCGATCTAGAAGCGTCCTCACGTTCCATGCGCCGAAAATCATGATAGGTGGTTTCATGCAATGATTCTTGTTATTTCGACCACGTTTTTAAAAGATGCAATGGCAGCCGCGGTTACTACCACCTTCCAAGTGAGGCGAGCATTTTCTTAGGGCACCTTTTCTAGCCCCCTCCTCGGCTGAGCGAGGAAAGCAGTGCCTCCCTAAATAGGGCTGCTTTGTCGTCCCGGGTGCTGCCGAATCCACACTGTCACCCCAAATTTGCAGTGTGAAAGCGACCACGGTGTGTACTCACACCCCCAGGACCGCCTATGTGCAGGACTCAGACAAAGCCCAGCTAGCATCACGCCAGACCTCTCTACTTCATCCCATCGCCATAGGACTTTGCGTCATCGGAGTCCAATGTACGGAAGCGGTCAAATGCGCAGGATATATTAAGGTGCGCAAACGTTCGCGCAAACGCAGGCGCACACACTCGTCCTTCCCCACCACGATCCAATGGAACGGAAAACCGTTACGACTGGAAGTGAAGTCGGATGATGTGTCTGGCCGACGGCAACTATGCGCCCTCTACCGTCGCCCTTTAGGCCTTCCACCTTGCCTTGCTGAGTCGCCGAGTCCGCCAAACCCTTCAGCATATCTGCATTGGGCTGCCTTCCTCACCGAAACAGACTTCATGCGCTGTGCGGGAGGGAACCGCATAACTTGACCACCGAGATGGCAAGCCCCTCGTCCAGTTTAGCCCGCGAGCCGACGCGGTGTACCGGGGTGTGGCCGCTGTGCGCATCACAGCTACTTGGAGCCACTGGAGAGAGTTTATGGGCCAAAACAAAATTTGTCACATCTTTCCCACTTATATAGAAGCCGGCTGGAAAGAATCGATGCTTAATAACCCACTACACCCCAACTAGAGGAGGGTAAGCGGAAACCTGGTGGACAACTCCTCCGATATAAAGATGTTCAGAAGCGGCACATGAAAAGATGCAACATTGAGCCCTCTCGTTGGGAAGATTTGGCGGCACAACGGCCTGAATGGCGCAGGGTGGTGGCAAGACGAGTACGCGAATTCGAGCTGCAGCGTAAAGCTGAATTAGACGCGAAACGCGACCACTTAAAAGCTCGTCCACCTGCCGCCATCAACTATAATTATGTCGGCGGCGTACTCACATGCCCACACTGTGCAAGGGGGTTCGCCGCAAAGATCGGCTATATAAGCCATCTTAGGGCGCACGCGCGCCAACCGAACTAGGGGTCGAAGTGGTCGCCATggccgaaatcggtcggaccaatcatcatcagatatgttactcaaatcatgcataaaatattggtaaaaatatgtatcacttacgttaatagcgataaaataacactgttttttatcatttcaaatatacatactaagtcAAGGTTTTCTAGGTAACCATGATTTTTGCgtcaacaattatcgtgtcatattaagattcctagaggatattttgtaccgccgaattaggttataagcttgtcacgttcatcattattattatgtaatcaagcatatacttcaaatgttattatttgtaaagttataagctaaaaatcatgatatagtatttttccttataccgagggtacctcggagttaggaacaacgtataaaaatcaggcccttataccgaggtattttgtttttgagtttaaaggggttaaattagtttaaaaagagttaaaatttaaatttaatgtaagtataagaatataataaactaaatataaactatttacaaagttgaacgtcgtataaatattaaaaaacacaattattaaatatggctggccttacgtaagccgggtcgcgtttgtatgaaaaacatggcggcgtcgccctcacggcacataacatgagtttttagtaattttaggcaattttaaacatatttactacatcaagtagtttcagttaaagataatgaacgattaaatgtaattttagagtatccaaacctattaaaatgagtaataatcatgaaaataaatataactcgaaatattgaattttgaataccgcgaaATATGGACTCTCTACCTTAGTAAATTTGTCAACCTGCTTACGGGAAGTAGGTACACTCATAAAACTCAACCCTgtatttaattcaaatatttCAGCTTTGTTTAACTTTATTTGATCCTGCATCAGTTGTTATgaatttatatgttttaaatttagcgttATAGCGTCTTTTATCAagcgtattttttaaattgaaattcagcacaaatatttgattaatatTCTTTTGAACTAACGAGCACGAGAGCTTTATtagacaaaaaacaaacaatgatttgttgaaaaatattttaattaaaaaaactattgtttgtgaatacttatttataagtacttactaagtaggtacttggtaAACTTTTGATTTCAAATCATCACAATATTCTATGGGTTACGaaatgttcttcaatattaCAGACGCAAGCCTTTTCCGTTAATAGGAGAAGTTTGATGCCAAGTTAATGGAACATTTTCATCGCTCACGAGTGtacaaactaaaaataatacttgtgtaatcaaaaacatggatgtgttttacctacttatacaataaaactttttttttgcttcTAAAGGGTGCTCTTTCAATGTTTCATAAATGTTTGATTGCTatcgcaaaaaaatacctatttgttCATTACATTCAGTCTCAATAATTGCCCAAATTTAACTAAAAGCATAAATAGGACGGACTTTATTGCGGCACATGCTATTAagcaataaaaagtttcgATCAACGAAGTCGCCTCAGggtgttataaaaataataataatagtaggtTGGGCTATCATTTTCACCTCTATGTTGTTTCCttgtattataaaaagtataagcTTTTATTGACGTTTCAAGAAGTTGTTAGGTTATAAATAATTCGACTAAAATGTACTTAGGAaagatttatgtttaaaaatataataagtaataccTATATTGTTTTAACAACCTACCGGTCCCATAGATAAAGAGAAAATATAACCATGCCAACCTTTAATAAACGATGCCCCAAATATTAGGGCTTACTTGATTAATGCGAAATATCATTTGTACCCACCGGTAAACAGAACATTAGTCGATATACAAAGTCTTTATCTCTTAGGCTGGGTCAGACTAGGTTATTTCGAACATTAGAATGTTTGGAAATAATTTTCTCCCATTTGTCCTCTGAATGttaatttttgattataataaactagctgttcccgcgagcttagcttcgccttaaatagttttcccgtaggaattcAGGGGTAAAAAGTAGcgtatgttctttctcagggtctagactagaccacatgtaggtataccaaatttcatttaaatccgttcattagttttggcgtgaaagagcaACAGACATACAGAGAGACAgatacagttactttcgcatttataatattagctaGGATGGAGTATAGTCGTGTAATACACCGAAGCGGATGGTACCTACTGTTTAACTATTTAGCCTGCTCTCAGTACAAATTAGGCAAGTTACCGGTCTTTatgtagtaagtattttatgtggCTAATTACTGGCAACCCTGGTGTTACCAGGCCTATCTGTGTAATGATTAACCCGGATTATTGAGCCTCTTAAGATAAAAGGTTTTACGGTTACTGTGGCGTCAAGGTTATCCTTAGGAATGTAAGTTAggtaataatatacctaattgaattaaattaataagtaaaacATAATTCGACACTAACAAACTAGGTTTTAGATTAAAAATCTTAAAACGGTtctgtacatacataatatactaatTATGCGCTGGaatattatttcttttagACATTATTCCTATTTTGT
This genomic window contains:
- the LOC105392632 gene encoding uncharacterized protein LOC105392632 — protein: MKPPIMIFGAWNVRTLLDRDGNACPERKTAVVARELHRYNVDVAALSETHLADEGELVEGGGGYTFFWKGTAASEPRRSGVGFAVKNCIAKRLEEYPVHISDRVTTLRLKLDRNNYLNVISVYAPTLDKSDDVKDKFYEELSQCLDSINAREQVLLLGDFNARVGRDYEAWPGVLGRHGVGNMNSNGQLLLSLCAQHELAISNTMFRLAAKYKTTWMHPRSKHWHLIDYAMVRQRDISQVEVTRVMRGAHCWSDHRLIVTKLRLRLHRPRRSTVKKPASLNVVRLKDREVRERFADTLSERLSLDIKAGDVGAAWGTLSTHLIEAASAALGMTSRRNEDWFDENDGVLRAAFDKHRELLRQHSRKGTTATEIKNSDLELRKLSRQLKDKWWRDKACHMQWLADTNQLGEFYCEVRKLIGTSCRAKVPLRSLDGAHLLTGKEDVLKRWAEHFDTLLNVDRSADIRNIGLLPQLPLATELDEPLSRDEIVTAIRQQQNKRAVGSDLIPGELLKYGGEELHDLISELFVRMWEEERVPDDFKVSRIIALYKNKGDRSDCNSYRGISLLSAPGKAFARVLLNRLKQLSEKILPETQFGFRPDRGTCEAMFSVRQLQEKSREQGRQLYLCFVDLEKAFDSVPREALWIVLKKLGCTEKFVRLLRLLHDDMQCCVAVDGEQSNFFPVTCGVKQGCVLAPTLFALYFAVVVKEVLQTVSEGVRIRFRTGNLFNLVRLKARTKVSHALITEIMYADDLCFLAESPDGLQQLMSSFHQACCKFGLKISVKKTEVMTLDTHGHETLSIKLGEDELKQVHKFRYLGSTLTSKCDLDAEINNRISAAAAAFGKLRSKVFCSHDLKLATKISMYMAIVLPNLLYSSETWCLYRNHIRTLDRFHLKCLRSIIKIRWSNRVRNTEVLRRANVGGIEAYLMRRQLRWCGHVSRMAEERVAKRIFYSE